A single genomic interval of Anopheles marshallii chromosome 2, idAnoMarsDA_429_01, whole genome shotgun sequence harbors:
- the LOC128708502 gene encoding uncharacterized protein C05D11.13-like, whose protein sequence is MNGFFQINTYYNEFKQEVDAGYAAAPIQQQTQQTQQQHQHSQQPAASSQQIAVSDGSITSTELPLSRKHPHLTKNQRRFLNESDEAREKRLARNAERMRQKRAMETEEQSRKRMAENAERMRRKRAAETETEYRSRMERNAAFKMTDEYRRRLTENAERNRRRRQNETDLERSIRRARSAARERLRRAMETPEQRAVRLAKLAERMRMTRERLWTTIETPEQRAERLSKLAERMRYARANETPEQRATRLAKNAARARQRFLNESPEQWIERKRKKAEYARQKRAAAAAVGGSGNGSVSSRPTTTTPGSHASSSLQHTPIGFPGHAPITLPETILHTSGPQPTSSSGNASASSFVLSIKDSKGTSMSSKHATPSGTVQLQPEQIYSTPQVIFSGADIKPHDLLNGQHLMMQGDPNCSSNLYKLHILPYPFPTSTASSGAASHMDQPSTYKSK, encoded by the coding sequence ATGAATGGATTTTTCCAAATCAATACGTATTACAATGAGTTTAAGCAAGAAGTGGACGCTGGTTATGCCGCTGCACcgatacaacaacaaacccagcagacgcagcaacagcatcagcattCCCAGCAGCCAGCAGCATCATCGCAACAAATCGCCGTTAGTGACGGTAGCATCACGTCCACTGAGCTCCCGCTGAGTAGGAAGCACCCACACTTGACAAAGAACCAGCGAAGGTTTTTGAACGAAAGTGACGAAGCGCGTGAGAAGCGGCTGGCCCGGAACGCGGAGCGTATGCGCCAGAAGCGGGCAATGGAAACGGAGGAGCAGAGTCGAAAACGTATGGCCGAAAACGCGGAACGAATGCGAAGAAAACGAGCAGCCGAAACGGAGACAGAATATCGATCGAGAATGGAGCGGAACGCGGCCTTCAAGATGACCGACGAGTATCGGCGTCGCCTGACCGAAAATGCCGAACGCAATCGAAGAAGGCGCCAGAATGAGACCGACCTGGAGCGAAGCATTAGGCGGGCAAGGAGTGCCGCACGGGAACGGTTGCGACGTGCGATGGAAACACCGGAACAGCGAGCCGTGCGGCTGGCGAAGCTGGCCGAAAGAATGCGTATGACGCGCGAGCGTTTATGGACAACGATCGAAACGCCGGAACAGCGGGCCGAACGTTTGTCAAAGCTGGCCGAACGGATGCGCTACGCGCGGGCGAATGAAACACCGGAACAACGGGCAACCCGGTTGGCGAAAAATGCTGCCCGCGCACGCCAACGGTTCTTAAACGAATCACCCGAACAGTGGATCGAACGGAAGCGAAAAAAGGCGGAATATGCGCGCCAGAAACGTGCGGCCGCAGCTGCTGTGGGTGGCAGTGGCAATGGGTCTGTCTCGTCAAGGCCAACCACCACTACACCCGGTAGTCATGCCTCCAGCAGTTTACAGCACACACCGATCGGTTTTCCGGGCCATGCACCGATAACGTTGCCAGAAACGATTCTCCATACGAGCGGGCCACAGCCCACCAGTAGCTCGGGCAATGCGTCAGCATCATCGTTCGTGCTGAGCATAAAGGACAGCAAAGGGACATCCATGTCGTCGAAGCACGCGACCCCGAGTGGCACTGTGCAGTTGCAACCAGAACAAATCTATTCCACACCGCAGGTTATATTTAGCGGTGCCGATATTAAACCACACGATCTGCTGAACGGGCAACACCTGATGATGCAGGGTGACCCGAACTGTTCCAGCAATCTATACAAATTGCACATACTGCCGTACCCGTTCCCGACGTCCACGGCATCGAGTGGTGCCGCATCGCACATGGATCAGCCGAGCACGTACAAGAGCAAATAA
- the LOC128716543 gene encoding uncharacterized protein C05D11.13-like translates to MNGFFQLNPYYNDIKQEIVSPYAAPVVVATTSPQTVQNVAQSGNGTERTLGIHQSLTKSQRRFLHESPEARAKRLARNAERMRQKRAAESEDEYRKRMAQNAERMRKKRAAETEEEYRNRMQRNVECKSGEEYQIRLAKNAERNRMRRQNETDLERSIRRARSAARERLRRAMETPEQRAIRLAKLAERMRISRANETPHQRALRLAKNAAKAKERLLNETPEQWIDRKRKKAEYARQKRGAAAAAAKLGLPTTCTSSSSNASSTSLSVPSTPGDTVSFTHAPTTNTAYNLEPSHSLSQTSLVSLSTTDLKDIKLIAQKPGQMLQLPEQLYATSHIPFNGTDLKPPEFLTANSQSGPPHIMQPELYKFHILPYTFSPTAGAVHPTQADYKGK, encoded by the coding sequence ATGAATGGATTCTTTCAGCTCAATCCATACTATAATGACATTAAGCAGGAAATCGTGTCCCCGTATGCAGCACCCGTCGTCGTTGCGACCACTTCACCGCAAACAGTACAGAACGTTGCACAGTCCGGCAACGGTACCGAACGCACCCTAGGCATACATCAAAGTTTGACCAAAAGCCAGCGACGGTTTTTGCACGAAAGCCCCGAAGCTCGTGCCAAGCGGCTGGCCCGGAACGCGGAGCGTATGCGTCAGAAGCGGGCGGCCGAATCCGAGGACGAGTATCGCAAACGAATGGCACAGAACGCGGAAAGGATGCGAAAGAAGCGTGCCGCAGAAACGGAGGAAGAGTATCGAAACCGGATGCAGCGCAACGTGGAATGTAAATCGGGCGAAGAGTATCAGATCCGGTTGGCCAAGAACGCCGAACGGAACCGTATGCGGCGGCAAAATGAGACTGATCTAGAGCGCAGCATACGGCGGGCCCGTAGTGCGGCTCGCGAACGGTTGCGACGTGCGATGGAAACGCCGGAACAGCGCGCAATACGACTGGCAAAACTGGCTGAACGTATGCGCATTTCGCGAGCCAACGAAACCCCCCACCAACGGGCGCTAAGATTAGCCAAAAATGCGGCCAAGGCGAAGGAACGGCTGTTGAATGAAACACCCGAACAGTGGATCGACCGGAAGCGAAAAAAGGCGGAGTATGCAAGGCAAAAGCGTGGTGCCGCGGCCGCTGCCGCCAAACTAGGCCTACCGACCACCTGTACCTCGTCCAGCAGCAATGCCAGCTCTACCAGCCTCAGCGTCCCGTCAACACCGGGCGACACGGTTAGCTTCACCCACGCACCGACGACCAACACGGCGTACAACCTCGAACCTTCCCATTCGCTCTCGCAAACATCGCTCGTATCGTTGTCGACGACGGACCTGAAAGACATTAAGCTAATAGCACAAAAACCGGGCCAAATGTTGCAACTGCCGGAGCAACTGTACGCTACATCACACATCCCATTCAACGGGACCGACCTGAAACCGCCTGAATTTCTGACCGCCAACAGTCAATCGGGCCCGCCACACATCATGCAGCCGGAGCTGTACAAGTTTCACATACTGCCCTACACGTTCTCACCCACTGCCGGTGCTGTGCATCCAACGCAGGCGGATTACAAAGGCAAATAG
- the LOC128716559 gene encoding diphthine methyltransferase, giving the protein MGKLNIQTLVSYDTEQPADSVEWCPQEGWQDIFVCGTYQHERDQESSQANRKGRILLYRFDVETPDDSLTLLQTIERSAVLDQKWNPCVKNHLAVAGADGTLTIYALIESTGQPMLEHKATTMLRGDESNDRNLLTLAIDWSPDGKRIVVSDSHGCVELFSFENGLNPIHGWKVHGFEAWTCAFSRHNENIMFSGGDDCFLYTHDIRCPTEPIGRGKNKTHSAGVTSLLSFAERDHVLLTGSYDENVRLFDERQLRGSVSELPLLGGVWRLRSNPNREPDNILCGCMYHNFSVVRLMPDDSFELVGEYGEHESICYGCDWQQVGGNYRSGKRIIATCSFYDHKLCISEISSCMQRNT; this is encoded by the exons ATGGGCAAATTGAACATCCAAACACTGGTGTCCTATGATACCGAACAACCTGCCGATTCCGTCGAATGGTGCCCACAGGAAGGATGGCAAGACATATTCGTGTGTGGCACGTATCAACACGAGCGAGATCAGGAATCATCGCAAGCAAACCGGAAAGGACGAATACTATTGTACCGGTTCGATGTGGAAACTCCAGACGATTCGCTTACGCTTCtgcaaacgatcgaacgatcggCCGTATTGGATCAGAAATGGAATCCATGTGTGAAGAATCATTTAGCTGTAGCGGGAGCAGATGGAACATTAACAATTTACGCGCTAATCGAATCTACCGGGCAACCAATGCTCGAACACAAAGCTACGACTATGCTACGCGGGGATGAAAGCAACGATCGTAATCTGTTGACGTTGGCGATCGATTGGAGCCCAGATGGGAAGCGGATCGTTGTAAGCGACTCACACGGTTGTGTGGaattgtttagttttgaaaATGGCCTAAACCCCATCCACGGATGGAAGGTGCACGGCTTCGAAGCGTGGACCTGTGCCTTTAGTCGTCACAACGAGAATATCATGTTTAGTG GAGGAGACGATTGTTTTCTGTACACTCACGACATACGTTGTCCGACCGAACCAATTGGGAgaggtaaaaataaaactcattcCGCTGGCGTCACCTCCCTGCTGTCTTTTGCCGAACGGGATCATGTTCTACTCACCGGAAGTTATGACGAAAATGTACGCCTTTTTGATGAACGGCAGCTTAGGGGTAGTGTTTCGGAGCTGCCTTTGCTTGGTGGTGTTTGGCGCTTACGATCGAACCCAAACAGGGAACCGGATAACATACTGTGCGGTTGCATGTACCATAACTTTAGCGTGGTCCGACTCATGCCGGATGATTCGTTCGAGTTAGTGGGAGAATATGGGGAACATGAGAGCATATGTTATGGGTGCGATTGGCAACAGGTTGGGGGAAACTATCGCTCTGGGAAACGTATCATAGCGACATGTTCATTTTACGACCATAAACTGTGCATTTCGGAGATCAGCTCTTGTATGCAAAGAAATACATAG
- the LOC128716577 gene encoding zinc finger MYND domain-containing protein 11, with protein MSSTWQQKTPCGVITAIWNHICSNPFGGIEHTRLVKLISKSLNLEEQELAEQHIKTAVEDGLIVVIVRAKQRGKRQSSTHYTFPKWHTMLDQQPDKCCYECHNTGNVEKCEGCMRSFHEGCVKSMDEKHHELSLFVSKEKRIIISASEQRPTTPRAQRRNSTVSVTTMAESIVWPVDLEQDDDDSIEIMDEEIAGVGIKHEAMSLDSSYQSVKVEDDVKEGLLVDYPTFVGIIRPPNRRLERMLNTTTIKPEEPESDSDDQAAQAEENELLMKRYCYACQVLKNSSNNVSPNVGKRELNYLLSFVVEQYKSWLPKNTFAPTKLFRDKVPKSLLTIKAIDICKKVLLRTPTSLADVQEKVANNYYSSLEEFHVDLLDIAHNIGIIHGVNSLDYSAAMYLLADCVYELREIRQCPDCYRHSTEKVQPDWFTRPCRTRHEVVFAKLKSFPYWPAKVVRVTNDRYDVRFFGDKHMRALVNAKCVRPIDTDLRTLRVNTNYRGFQQAMAEMLQYQSLSEGAREHYSFPSVMEQMERARTSREPAMESSVPPVSCGEPVANGSITSRLVTRKRNNQIPQPGGVNLQKQRKLLDRLTNPMELRAKALKLLQEAEEKWSRNLEELKEKHRTEISNLKKKQWCAMCEKEARIQCCWNTSYCTTACQKSHLTQHQKRHQAGNRYHRLRSVSPTKQSS; from the exons ATGTCCAGCACTTGGCAGCAAAAAACGCCTTGTGGCGTAATCACCGCCATTTGGAATCACATCTGCTCAAATCCATTTGGCGGAATAGAACACACGCGTTTAGTGAAACTGATTAGTAAATCGTTAAATCTAGAAGAACAGG AACTGGCCGAACAGCACATCAAAACAGCCGTGGAAGATGGGCTCATAGTGGTGATCGTTCGTGCAAAACAGCGCGGCAAGCGCCAGTCCAGCACTCATTACACGTTTCCAAAATGGCACACAATGCTCGACCAGCAGCCGGACAAATGTTGTTACGAGTGTCACAACACTGGAAACGTGGAAAAGTGCGAAGGTTGCATGAGAAGTTTCCACGAGGGGTGCGTAAAATCTATGGACGAAAAACACCACGAGCTAAGCCTGTTTGTGTCTAAGGAAAAACGAATCATTATATCAGCGTCCGAGCAGCGACCAACAACCCCACGAGCACAGAGACGCAACTCCACCGTATCGGTTACCACCATGGCCGAAAGTATTGTTTGGCCGGTAGATTTAGAGCAGGATGACGACGACTCGATTGAAATCATGGACGAAGAAATAGCCGGAGTTGGAATTAAGCATGAGGCAATGAGTCTGGATTCCTCTTATCAGAGTGTGAAGGTGGAGGACGATGTCAAGGAAGGACTGCTGGTGGATTATCCCACGTTTGTGGGAATTATCCGACCGCCGAATCGACGGCTCGAAAGAATGCTtaacacaacaacaattaaACCGGAAGAGCCTGAGTCTGACAGTGACGACCAGGCCGCACAGgctgaagaaaatgaattgCTGATGAAACGATACTGCTATGCCTGCCAAGTGCTCAAGAACAGTTCCAACAACGTCTCTCCGAATGTCGGAAAGCGagaattaaattatcttttaAGCTTTGTTGTTGAACAATACAAATCTTGG CTACCGAAGAATACTTTTGCTCCCACCAAACTTTTCAGGGATAAGGTACCAAAATCGCTGCTCACAATCAAAGCAATAGACATTTGCAAAAAGGTGTTGCTCCGTACCCCAACATCGCTAGCAGATGTTCAAGAAAAGGTGGCAAATAATTATTACAGTTCCCTAGAAGAGTTTCATGTGGATTTGTTGGACATAGCTCATAACATAGGCATCATTCATGGAG TGAACTCACTAGACTACAGTGCGGCCATGTATTTGCTTGCTGATTGTGTTTACGAACTACGGGAAATACGCCAGTGTCCCGACTGTTACCGTCACTCGACGGAAAAAGTGCAACCAGATTGGTTTACGCGGCCATGCCGTACCCGACATGAGGTGGTATTTGCCAAGCTAAAAAGCTTCCCATATTGGCCTGCGAAAGTGGTCCGAGTCACGAACGATCGGTACGATGTGCGATTCTTTGGCGATAAGCATATGCGAGCGTTAGTAAATGCAAAGTGCGTTCGCCCCATTGATACCGACTTACGCACCCTCCGGGTGAACACTAACTATCGTGGCTTTCAGCAAGCCATGGCCGAAATGCTTCAGTATCAATCGCTATCCGAAGGCGCAAGAGAACACTATTCCTTTCCTTCCGTAATGGAGCAAATGGAACGGGCACGGACTTCACGTGAGCCTGCGATGGAAAGTTCAGTTCCACCGGTATCGTGTGGTGAACCAGTCGCTAACGGTAGCATCACGTCGAGACTGGTGACAAGAAAACGCAACAATCAAATTCCGCAACCTGGCGGGGTGAATCTTCAGAAGCAGAGGAAACTGTTAGACCGCCTTACAAATCCGATGGAATTGAGAGcgaaagctttaaaattacTGCAGGAAGCGGAGGAAAAATGGTCCCGCAACCTCGAGGAGCTTAAGGAAAAGCACCGTACTGAAATAAGTAAcctaaaaaagaaacaatgg TGTGCCATGTGTGAGAAAGAGGCCAGAATTCAGTGCTGTTGGAACACATCCTACTGTACGACAGCTTGCCAGAAAAGTCACTTGACACAACATCAAAAACGACATCAGGCGGGAAACCGGTACCATCGGCTGCGTTCCGTTTCCCCAACAAAGCAGAGTAGCTAA
- the LOC128707369 gene encoding pyridoxal phosphate phosphatase PHOSPHO2, producing the protein MFSSSGRILKRLAVLDFDHTVCEHNTDIVVRDLLGPGGIPPDVQSILRSCGWIPYMQRIFRLLHQNGFQPMDIASAIRGIPEVPGMKSCIGNLVRHGFDVIIISDSNSEFIRVWNDFNDIGPYIHTVFTNPARFDSSGLLELRPYHFQTECTLSSKNLCKGKILNDFLRRQHDERQIEYDKVFYAGDGKNDVCPMLRLGSNGYACARRGFSCHDALQNAIGKLEHPYPAKVLQWTDGHELNDLIWTELED; encoded by the coding sequence ATGTTCTCCAGCAGCGGACGAATATTGAAGCGGCTGGCGGTGCTAGATTTTGACCATACGGTCTGCGAACACAACACGGACATTGTGGTGCGTGATCTGCTCGGTCCGGGAGGCATTCCCCCGGATGTGCAAAGCATACTGCGATCGTGCGGTTGGATCCCGTACATGCAGCGCATCTTTCGGTTGCTGCACCAAAACGGATTCCAGCCGATGGACATTGCCTCAGCAATACGCGGTATACCGGAGGTACCGGGTATGAAGTCCTGCATTGGCAACCTGGTACGGCATGGGTTCGACGTGATCATAATCAGCGATTCCAATTCGGAGTTTATACGAGTGTGGAATGACTTCAATGACATCGGCCCATACATACACACCGTGTTCACGAATCCGGCTCGTTTCGATAGCAGCGGACTGTTGGAGCTAAGGCCGTACCACTTCCAAACGGAGTGCACGCTCAGCTCGAAGAATCTATGCAAAGGCAAGattttgaacgattttttaCGGCGCCAGCACGACGAACGACAGATCGAGTACGATAAGGTGTTTTATGCGGGCGATGGCAAAAACGACGTTTGTCCAATGCTGCGGCTGGGCAGCAATGGTTATGCCTGTGCGAGACGTGGATTCTCCTGCCATGATGCGCTACAGAACGCAATCGGGAAGCTGGAACATCCGTACCCGGCGAAGGTACTGCAATGGACGGATGGGCACGAGCTGAATGACCTCATATGGACTGAACTGGAGGACTGA
- the LOC128709546 gene encoding serine protease snake-like, whose amino-acid sequence MGSRHKCALLLISSMRLSLYLSLITVVGAIVGGDSAIPGEYPHMAVLGRDCIYPDGGGCVGGYEWFCGGSLISARFVLTAAHCAHVGMSNPPSVVQLGTQDLRYPSLTVDVQKIVQHPGYGGILSYNDIALIQLASPVTTIQPAYLWRSETIPAHVPLIATGWGKVGHFEEPSMVLQRVQIPLVPNSQCNQLLYRNRRLRQGVLPTQLCAGDPHGGKDTCEGDSGGPLQLKLSFTGLQGTANRYYIVGITSNGGICGTVNRPGLYTRVSSYIGWIERELRNGSD is encoded by the exons ATGGGTTCCAGACACAAGTGTGCCCTCCTGCTGATATCGTCGATGCGGTTAAGCCTCTACCTCAGCCTAATAACAGTGGTGGGTGCTATAGTGGGTGGTGACAGTGCGATCCCCGGCGAGTACCCGCATATGGCCGTGCTGGGGCGGGACTGCATCTATCCGGACGGGGGCGGTTGTGTCGGCGGTTACGAATGGTTCTGCGGCGGTTCCCTCATATCGGCACGCTTCGTCCTGACGGCGGCCCACTGCGCGCACGTCGGCATGTCCAATCCCCCGTCGGTGGTGCAGCTCGGCACGCAAGATCTACGCTACCCGTCCCTTACCGTGGATGTGCAGAAGATTGTGCAGCACCCGGGGTACGGTGGCATACTTTCGTACAATGATATTGCCCTGATACAACTGGCGTCACCGGTGACCACCATCCAACCCGCGTACCTCTGGAGGAGTGAAACAATCCCAGCGCATGTGCCATTGATTGCTACCGGATGGGGAAAGGTTGGCCACT TTGAAGAACCGTCCATGGTACTGCAACGTGTCCAGATTCCGCTCGTCCCGAACAGTCAGTGCAATCAGTTGCTCTACCGTAACCGGCGCCTCCGCCAAGGTGTGCTACCGACCCAACTGTGTGCCGGTGATCCGCACGGTGGCAAGGATACGTGCGAAGGCGATTCCGGTGGTCCGCTGCAGTTGAAGCTTTCCTTCACCGGTTTGCAGGGTACCGCCAACCGGTACTACATCGTCGGCATCACGTCGAATGGTGGAATCTGCGGCACGGTGAATCGGCCGGGGCTCTACACGCGCGTTTCGTCCTACATCGGTTGGATCGAGCGGGAGCTGCGGAACGGATCGGACTAG